In a single window of the Amycolatopsis sp. cg5 genome:
- a CDS encoding MCE family protein, with amino-acid sequence MKRLAVIAACCLLVSCSSSAEFKGVYDLPLPGGADLGDHPYRVTVQFVDTLDLVPQAAVKVDDVPVGRVETIKLGKDGWTAEATVVVNGDVVLPSNAVARLRQSSLLGEKFVELAKGAADAPDRLKDGTVITPDRTNRNPEFEEIFGALSLLLNGGGIGQLQTINQELSKVMTGNEQQIRSFLSGVDTLVTDLDAHRGDITSALDGLNRLTATLDRRRTQVSGALTDLTPGLKTLTDQRSQLVSMLSALDDLSKVAVDTIDRSREDLVADLHSLAPILKRLADAGSDLPNALEILPTFPFTDEVLRGLRGDYLNIFATIAPAPGMVIPPPGEGEPPLPLPVAGQMRGR; translated from the coding sequence ATGAAGCGCCTCGCGGTGATCGCCGCCTGCTGCCTGCTGGTCTCGTGCTCGTCGTCGGCCGAGTTCAAGGGCGTCTACGACCTGCCGCTGCCCGGCGGCGCCGACCTCGGCGATCACCCGTACCGGGTCACCGTGCAGTTCGTGGACACGCTCGACCTGGTGCCGCAGGCCGCGGTGAAGGTCGACGACGTGCCGGTCGGCCGGGTCGAGACCATCAAGCTCGGCAAGGACGGCTGGACGGCCGAAGCCACGGTCGTGGTCAACGGCGACGTCGTGCTGCCGTCCAACGCGGTCGCCCGGCTGCGGCAGTCCAGCCTGCTGGGCGAGAAGTTCGTGGAGCTGGCGAAAGGCGCGGCCGACGCGCCGGACCGGTTGAAGGACGGCACGGTCATCACGCCGGACCGCACCAACCGCAACCCCGAGTTCGAGGAGATCTTCGGCGCGTTGTCGTTGCTGCTCAACGGCGGCGGGATCGGGCAGCTGCAGACGATCAACCAGGAACTGTCCAAGGTGATGACCGGCAACGAGCAGCAGATCCGCTCGTTCCTGTCCGGAGTGGACACCCTGGTCACCGATCTCGACGCGCATCGGGGCGACATCACTTCGGCGCTGGACGGGCTGAACCGGCTCACGGCCACTTTGGACCGCCGGCGCACGCAGGTCTCCGGCGCGCTGACCGACCTCACACCGGGCCTGAAGACGTTGACCGATCAGCGTTCGCAGCTGGTGAGCATGCTGTCCGCGCTCGACGATCTGTCCAAAGTGGCCGTCGACACGATCGACCGCAGCCGCGAGGACCTGGTCGCCGATCTGCACTCGCTCGCGCCGATCCTCAAGCGGCTGGCGGACGCGGGCTCGGATCTGCCGAACGCGCTGGAGATCCTGCCGACCTTCCCGTTCACCGACGAGGTGCTGCGCGGCCTGCGCGGCGACTACCTGAACATCTTCGCGACGATCGCGCCGGCGCCGGGCATGGTCATCCCGCCGCCCGGTGAAGGCGAGCCGCCGCTGCCGCTGCCGGTCGCCGGTCAGATGAGAGGCCGCTGA
- a CDS encoding MCE family protein, producing the protein MLTAKVRIQVLVFVVLALAVSAFVGAKYAGLGRLLGSGSYLVKIELADGGGLFTNGEVTYRGVAVGRVGELRLTRTGMEADLLIDDSAPRIPVNSMAIVTNRSAVGEQYVDLQPRTDGAPFLGDGAVIPRESTRIPLPVQDLLGNLNALSASVPTESLRTVVNEFDDALRNAGPNLQVLIDSANSFTQSATAHLPETQTLIGDGATVLRTQVDSTAAWRTFTGSAKQFAAALSSSDGDLRKLIETAPQASTQITSLLRENSPGLPVLVANLLTLSKVFSSRSDGLEQLLVNTPRAVATTSSAITPETGHLSLVLTFNDPPPCLQGYGGTDIRSSDVVTPLPLNTTAACTLSYGDPSSVRGSQNAPHPPVPDAVKPGGVGPVTLPGLQVSTDLKELLWLGK; encoded by the coding sequence ATGCTCACCGCGAAGGTCCGGATCCAGGTTCTCGTGTTCGTGGTGCTCGCGCTGGCCGTGAGCGCGTTCGTCGGCGCGAAGTACGCGGGTCTCGGCAGGCTGCTCGGGAGTGGCTCGTACCTGGTCAAGATCGAACTCGCCGACGGCGGCGGGCTGTTCACCAACGGCGAGGTCACCTATCGCGGGGTCGCCGTCGGCCGGGTCGGCGAGCTGCGGCTGACCCGCACCGGCATGGAGGCCGACCTGCTCATCGACGATTCCGCGCCGCGGATCCCGGTGAACTCGATGGCCATCGTGACCAACCGGTCCGCGGTCGGCGAGCAGTACGTCGACCTGCAGCCCCGCACCGACGGCGCGCCGTTCCTCGGCGACGGCGCGGTCATCCCCCGCGAGTCGACGCGGATCCCGTTGCCGGTGCAGGACCTGCTCGGCAACCTCAACGCGCTGAGCGCTTCGGTGCCGACGGAATCGCTGCGCACGGTGGTCAACGAGTTCGACGACGCGCTGCGCAATGCCGGGCCGAACCTGCAGGTGCTGATCGACTCGGCGAACTCGTTCACCCAGAGCGCGACCGCGCACCTGCCGGAGACCCAGACCCTCATCGGCGACGGCGCGACCGTGCTGCGGACCCAGGTCGATTCGACGGCGGCGTGGCGCACGTTCACCGGCAGCGCCAAGCAGTTCGCGGCCGCACTGTCCAGTTCGGACGGTGACCTGCGCAAGCTGATCGAGACGGCGCCGCAGGCTTCGACGCAGATCACCTCACTGCTGCGGGAGAACAGCCCCGGGCTTCCCGTGCTGGTCGCGAACCTGCTGACACTGTCCAAAGTGTTCTCTTCGCGGTCGGACGGGCTGGAACAGCTGCTGGTCAACACGCCGCGCGCGGTCGCGACCACGTCTTCGGCGATCACGCCGGAGACCGGCCACCTCTCGCTCGTGCTGACCTTCAACGATCCGCCGCCGTGCCTGCAGGGCTATGGCGGCACGGACATCCGCTCCAGCGACGTCGTGACTCCCCTACCGCTCAATACGACCGCGGCGTGCACGCTGTCCTACGGCGACCCGAGTTCGGTGCGCGGCTCGCAGAACGCGCCGCATCCGCCGGTGCCGGACGCGGTCAAGCCCGGCGGCGTCGGCCCGGTCACCCTGCCCGGCCTGCAGGTTTCCACGGACCTGAAGGAGCTGCTGTGGCTTGGCAAATGA